One segment of Gopherus evgoodei ecotype Sinaloan lineage chromosome 20, rGopEvg1_v1.p, whole genome shotgun sequence DNA contains the following:
- the RPA2 gene encoding replication protein A 32 kDa subunit isoform X1, whose amino-acid sequence MWSGHGEGGFESGYGGAAISGGYTQSPGGFGSPAATQGEKKQRSRSQNIVPCTVSQLYAAEQIDETFKIREVEISQVVIMGIIRQAEKAPTNILYKIDDMTAAPMDVRQWVDTDEAGSENVVVPPGTYVKVAGHLRSFQNKKSLVAFKIMPLEDMNEFTTHLLEIVNAHMVLRKSIMTTSKMPQSLGSFGMSDMASYGCGSNVPVNGLTAHQSQVLNLIKSCPDPEGLSLKELKSQLHNINMTTIKQAVEFLSSEGHIYSTVDDDHYKSTDAE is encoded by the exons ATGTGGAGCGGTCACGGTGAGG gtggCTTTGAGAGTGGCTATGGAGGGGCTGCAATTAGTGGAGGATACACACAGTCCCCAGGTGGGTTTGGATCTCCTGCAGCCACCCAAGGAGAAAAGAAACAG CGATCCCGTTCTCAGAATATTGTGCCATGTACAGTGTCTCAGTTATATGCTGCTGAGCAGATTGATGAGACATTCAAGATCCGAGAAGTAGAGATCTCTCAG GTTGTTATCATGGGGATAATCAGACAGGCAGAGAAGGCACCAACCAACATCCTCTATAAAATAGATGATATGACTGCAGCCCCGATGGATGTCAGACAGTGGGTTGATACTGAT GAGGCTGGGAGTGAAAATGTTGTGGTGCCCCCAGGAACTTACGTGAAAGTGGCTGGTCATCTTCGATCGTTCCAG AATAAGAAGAGCCTGGTAGCATTTAAGATCATGCCCCTGGAAGATATGAATGAGTTCACCACACACTTATTGGAAATCGTCAACGCACATATGGTCCTCAGAAAAAGCATCATG ACAACATCAAAAATGCCTCAGTCTCTGGGCTCCTTTGGGATGAGTGATATGGCAAGCTATGGATGTGGCAGTAATGTGCCAGTGAATGGACTTACAGCACATCAGAGTCAG GTGTTAAATTTGATTAAAAGCTGCCCTGATCCAGAAGGCTTGAGCCTGAAGGAGCTGAAATCCCAACTACATAACATCAATATGACAACAATCAA GCAAGCGGTTGAATTTCTTAGCAGTGAGGGACACATCTATTCCACTGTGGATGACGATCACTATAAATCTACAGATGCTGAATAA
- the RPA2 gene encoding replication protein A 32 kDa subunit isoform X2, protein MWSGHGGFESGYGGAAISGGYTQSPGGFGSPAATQGEKKQRSRSQNIVPCTVSQLYAAEQIDETFKIREVEISQVVIMGIIRQAEKAPTNILYKIDDMTAAPMDVRQWVDTDEAGSENVVVPPGTYVKVAGHLRSFQNKKSLVAFKIMPLEDMNEFTTHLLEIVNAHMVLRKSIMTTSKMPQSLGSFGMSDMASYGCGSNVPVNGLTAHQSQVLNLIKSCPDPEGLSLKELKSQLHNINMTTIKQAVEFLSSEGHIYSTVDDDHYKSTDAE, encoded by the exons ATGTGGAGCGGTCACG gtggCTTTGAGAGTGGCTATGGAGGGGCTGCAATTAGTGGAGGATACACACAGTCCCCAGGTGGGTTTGGATCTCCTGCAGCCACCCAAGGAGAAAAGAAACAG CGATCCCGTTCTCAGAATATTGTGCCATGTACAGTGTCTCAGTTATATGCTGCTGAGCAGATTGATGAGACATTCAAGATCCGAGAAGTAGAGATCTCTCAG GTTGTTATCATGGGGATAATCAGACAGGCAGAGAAGGCACCAACCAACATCCTCTATAAAATAGATGATATGACTGCAGCCCCGATGGATGTCAGACAGTGGGTTGATACTGAT GAGGCTGGGAGTGAAAATGTTGTGGTGCCCCCAGGAACTTACGTGAAAGTGGCTGGTCATCTTCGATCGTTCCAG AATAAGAAGAGCCTGGTAGCATTTAAGATCATGCCCCTGGAAGATATGAATGAGTTCACCACACACTTATTGGAAATCGTCAACGCACATATGGTCCTCAGAAAAAGCATCATG ACAACATCAAAAATGCCTCAGTCTCTGGGCTCCTTTGGGATGAGTGATATGGCAAGCTATGGATGTGGCAGTAATGTGCCAGTGAATGGACTTACAGCACATCAGAGTCAG GTGTTAAATTTGATTAAAAGCTGCCCTGATCCAGAAGGCTTGAGCCTGAAGGAGCTGAAATCCCAACTACATAACATCAATATGACAACAATCAA GCAAGCGGTTGAATTTCTTAGCAGTGAGGGACACATCTATTCCACTGTGGATGACGATCACTATAAATCTACAGATGCTGAATAA